From Rhodococcus sp. B7740, one genomic window encodes:
- a CDS encoding PaaI family thioesterase, with translation MTDPIELDRDSDPEYDHHGGFPRFVPAKVGPEYGQLLEALRTVQDLAVSTSLPADVTEAAADKARELIELLSPHVVAEGRQTAGRVPRLPGRGSLLLLPWIIEKIDAEGVRSRGMFRRFHLGGNSAAHGGTLPLLFDDLFGLIQHAYGRPISRTAYLHINYRKVTPLNTELVVEGAVDRVEGRKTFINARLTDLDGTLLADCEALMVQLLPGQQ, from the coding sequence ATGACCGACCCGATCGAGCTCGACCGAGATTCCGACCCCGAATACGACCACCACGGGGGCTTCCCGCGTTTCGTGCCGGCGAAGGTGGGCCCGGAGTACGGGCAGCTGCTCGAGGCGCTGCGCACGGTGCAGGACCTCGCGGTGTCCACCTCGTTGCCTGCCGACGTGACCGAGGCGGCAGCGGACAAGGCCAGGGAACTGATCGAGCTGTTGAGCCCGCACGTGGTGGCCGAGGGGCGTCAGACCGCCGGACGAGTTCCTCGGCTGCCCGGTCGCGGTTCGCTGCTGTTGCTGCCGTGGATCATCGAGAAGATCGACGCCGAGGGCGTGCGCAGCAGAGGCATGTTCCGTCGTTTCCACCTCGGTGGCAACTCCGCCGCGCACGGCGGCACTTTGCCGCTGCTGTTCGACGACCTCTTCGGCCTGATCCAGCACGCCTACGGCAGGCCCATCAGCCGGACGGCGTACCTGCACATCAACTACCGCAAGGTGACGCCGCTGAACACCGAGCTGGTCGTCGAGGGCGCGGTGGATCGGGTCGAGGGGCGCAAGACGTTCATCAACGCTCGGCTCACCGATCTCGACGGCACCCTGTTGGCCGACTGTGAGGCGTTGATGGTGCAGTTGCTCCCGGGGCAGCAATGA
- a CDS encoding o-succinylbenzoate synthase has product MIPSIDDVLDGAHVLSMPMRTKFRGITTREVMLVRGPAGWGEFSPFPEYDDVESAPWLASAIEAAWDGPPSPLRRRIPVNVTVPAVAASEVASVLSRSPGAETAKVKVAEKGQTLADDVARVRAVRELVPRVRVDANGGWTVDEAVAALTALTADGPLEYAEQPCATVAELVELRRRAPGVRVAADESIRRAEDPMKVVRAGGADIAVLKVAPLGGMRAVLELAGELGEYGVPVVVSSALDSAVGISAGLAAAAALPHLEFACGLGTGALFVRDVAPAPEVVDGTYPVGSLEPDAQALIDLDADADRTQWWIERVRRCHALLR; this is encoded by the coding sequence ATGATCCCCTCGATCGACGACGTTCTGGACGGCGCGCATGTGCTCTCGATGCCCATGCGGACCAAGTTCCGCGGCATCACCACCCGCGAGGTGATGCTCGTTCGTGGGCCGGCCGGGTGGGGTGAATTCTCACCGTTCCCCGAATACGACGACGTCGAGTCGGCACCCTGGTTGGCGTCGGCGATCGAGGCAGCGTGGGACGGCCCGCCGAGCCCACTGCGTCGACGCATCCCGGTGAATGTGACGGTCCCCGCCGTGGCGGCCTCGGAGGTGGCGTCGGTGCTGAGCCGATCTCCCGGGGCCGAGACCGCCAAGGTGAAGGTGGCCGAGAAAGGGCAGACGCTCGCCGACGACGTCGCCCGGGTGCGCGCGGTGCGCGAGCTGGTCCCGCGGGTTCGCGTCGACGCCAACGGAGGCTGGACCGTCGACGAGGCGGTAGCGGCGCTGACGGCCCTGACCGCCGACGGTCCGCTCGAGTACGCCGAGCAGCCGTGCGCCACCGTTGCCGAACTCGTCGAACTTCGTCGCCGGGCTCCGGGAGTTCGCGTGGCAGCGGACGAGAGCATTCGCCGAGCCGAGGATCCGATGAAGGTCGTCCGGGCAGGCGGAGCCGACATCGCGGTGCTCAAGGTCGCCCCGCTCGGTGGGATGCGCGCGGTGCTCGAGCTGGCCGGCGAGCTGGGGGAGTACGGCGTTCCGGTGGTGGTGTCGAGTGCTCTGGATTCGGCGGTGGGAATCTCGGCCGGTCTGGCCGCTGCCGCGGCGTTGCCGCACCTCGAATTCGCCTGCGGTCTGGGAACGGGCGCACTGTTCGTTCGAGACGTCGCACCTGCGCCGGAGGTGGTCGACGGAACGTACCCCGTCGGCAGCCTCGAACCCGACGCCCAGGCGCTGATCGACCTCGATGCCGATGCCGATCGCACGCAGTGGTGGATCGAGCGAGTTCGGCGTTGCCACGCCCTTCTGCGGTAG
- a CDS encoding DUF6918 family protein, translating into MVAALKDSLLDESKADALRVDVLALIDAEVADKKGASGLAVKGGYGAVKKVGPSYIDSAVSALWPDFVDKLDPFWQSYNAAPQGTFGDYLVANGDAASDALLSVTDARIEETDKSVVKKFYGSLRGSAKKNVIEALPRVGDLVAKHA; encoded by the coding sequence GTGGTTGCTGCACTCAAGGATTCGCTGCTCGACGAGTCGAAGGCCGACGCTCTGCGCGTCGACGTTCTGGCTCTGATCGATGCCGAGGTCGCGGACAAGAAGGGCGCGAGTGGCCTCGCGGTCAAGGGGGGATACGGCGCAGTGAAGAAGGTCGGGCCGTCGTACATCGACAGCGCGGTCTCGGCTCTGTGGCCCGATTTCGTCGACAAGCTCGACCCGTTCTGGCAGTCGTACAACGCTGCCCCGCAGGGCACGTTCGGTGACTATCTCGTCGCCAACGGCGACGCCGCATCGGACGCGCTGCTCTCGGTCACCGATGCACGCATCGAGGAGACCGACAAGTCCGTCGTCAAGAAGTTCTACGGCAGCCTGCGTGGCTCGGCGAAGAAGAACGTCATCGAGGCACTGCCTCGCGTGGGTGACCTGGTCGCCAAGCACGCGTAG
- a CDS encoding DUF2252 domain-containing protein, whose product MSGLGKGHTVVTDSVEVDGASFASLRARPLPRAERYELGRRLREKVPIASLGDWAAPPDRPDPVKQIDYSHQGRIEWLIPTRLERMVESPYGFLRGTAIVMARDVAMLPSTGINPVISGDAHLGNFGFYASPERDLVIDLNDFDEAHPGAWEWDLRRLAASIWVAGRQNGRTEDQCRDAVTACVSAYRIEVARLADEPLMSRSFQRLTAEKLQRDATEGSLRKEIKRATKKARRRTSDRVLPRFTEKHEGKRRIVEEPPITTRISAKDEELLAVGLDEYLLTLTPHWRRVLGGYTLIDVAHRVVGVGSVGLRAYVALLEGTSEDDVVFLQLKQARRSVLAPYVHGESAWHDHQGQRVVEYQQDLQTVSDPLLGWTTIAGRQYYVRQFRNMKGTIDLSSIDAPALVDYARVVGRLLAKGHARTSGASMISGYTGDSDALEVALCRFAQLYADQTEADWECLRQWRG is encoded by the coding sequence ATGTCCGGCTTGGGAAAAGGTCACACGGTCGTCACCGACTCGGTCGAGGTGGACGGCGCGTCGTTCGCCTCGCTGCGAGCCCGTCCTCTCCCCCGCGCCGAGCGCTACGAACTGGGTCGACGCCTACGCGAGAAGGTTCCGATCGCCTCCCTGGGTGACTGGGCGGCACCGCCGGATCGACCCGACCCGGTCAAGCAGATCGACTACTCGCACCAGGGCCGCATCGAGTGGCTGATACCGACGCGCCTCGAGCGGATGGTCGAGTCCCCCTACGGCTTTCTGCGCGGCACGGCCATCGTCATGGCCCGAGACGTGGCGATGCTGCCGTCGACCGGCATCAACCCGGTCATCAGCGGCGACGCCCACCTCGGCAACTTCGGTTTCTACGCCTCACCGGAACGTGACCTCGTCATCGACCTCAACGACTTCGACGAGGCCCACCCGGGAGCCTGGGAGTGGGATCTACGACGCCTCGCCGCGAGCATCTGGGTGGCCGGGCGGCAGAACGGCCGCACCGAGGATCAGTGCCGTGACGCCGTCACCGCCTGTGTGTCCGCGTACCGCATCGAGGTGGCCAGACTTGCCGACGAGCCGCTGATGTCGCGTTCGTTCCAGCGTCTGACCGCCGAGAAGCTGCAGCGTGACGCCACCGAAGGGTCGCTGCGCAAGGAGATCAAACGCGCCACCAAGAAGGCGCGTCGGCGCACCAGTGACCGCGTTCTGCCGCGTTTCACCGAGAAGCACGAGGGCAAGCGCAGAATCGTCGAGGAGCCGCCGATCACCACGCGCATCTCGGCGAAGGACGAGGAACTTCTCGCCGTCGGACTGGACGAGTATCTGCTCACCCTGACCCCGCACTGGCGTCGAGTGCTCGGTGGATACACGTTGATCGACGTGGCGCACCGCGTGGTGGGCGTCGGCAGCGTCGGCCTGCGGGCGTATGTGGCTCTGCTCGAGGGCACCAGCGAGGACGACGTGGTGTTTCTCCAGCTCAAGCAGGCCAGACGCTCGGTGCTGGCACCGTACGTGCACGGCGAATCGGCCTGGCACGACCATCAGGGGCAACGCGTCGTCGAGTATCAGCAGGATCTGCAGACCGTCAGCGATCCGCTACTGGGCTGGACGACCATCGCCGGACGGCAGTACTACGTGCGGCAGTTCCGCAACATGAAGGGAACGATCGACCTGTCGTCGATCGATGCACCCGCGCTGGTCGACTACGCACGGGTGGTGGGCCGTCTGCTGGCCAAGGGTCACGCGCGCACCAGTGGCGCGTCGATGATCTCGGGGTACACCGGCGATTCCGATGCCCTCGAGGTGGCGTTGTGCCGCTTCGCGCAGCTGTACGCGGATCAGACGGAAGCCGACTGGGAGTGCCTACGGCAGTGGCGTGGTTGA
- a CDS encoding siderophore-interacting protein, producing the protein MAKYVKPDHPAFYRLHVLAAEKISSGFVRITLGGESLADYRYMGYDQWFRLFLPQPGQSEPRIPSTTSKLWYAQYLTFSKDTRPVVRNYTVRDFRPAGQGRFSEGAELDVDFVAHGGEHGEAGPASSWAAQAVPGDRVAILDEGRIYNPDTEPSWQLLVGDESAAPAILGILRSSPADLRAVVFVEVPTEADIQHQDVPPDVELNWIVRPDRHAKPGEAALTAVQQAELPGGTPYVYVAGEQGLATGLRRYLVNDRAVPKSSICFTGYWKFGKAAG; encoded by the coding sequence ATGGCCAAGTACGTCAAACCCGATCACCCGGCGTTCTACCGTCTGCACGTCCTCGCCGCCGAGAAGATCAGTTCCGGTTTCGTCAGAATCACCCTCGGGGGCGAGTCGCTCGCGGACTACCGGTACATGGGCTACGACCAGTGGTTTCGACTGTTCCTGCCGCAACCGGGGCAGAGCGAACCCCGCATACCCAGCACGACCTCCAAGCTCTGGTACGCCCAGTATCTGACCTTCTCGAAGGACACCAGACCGGTGGTTCGCAACTACACCGTCCGCGACTTCCGGCCCGCAGGCCAGGGCCGATTCAGCGAGGGTGCGGAGCTCGACGTCGACTTCGTCGCACACGGCGGCGAACACGGCGAGGCAGGTCCGGCGTCGTCGTGGGCTGCGCAGGCCGTACCCGGAGACCGCGTCGCGATTCTCGACGAGGGGCGCATCTACAACCCGGACACCGAACCCTCGTGGCAGTTGCTCGTCGGCGACGAAAGTGCTGCTCCGGCAATTCTCGGCATACTGCGATCCTCGCCCGCGGACCTGCGGGCCGTGGTGTTCGTCGAAGTCCCCACCGAGGCAGACATCCAGCATCAGGACGTGCCGCCGGACGTCGAGCTGAACTGGATCGTCCGTCCCGACCGGCATGCCAAACCCGGCGAGGCCGCACTGACCGCTGTGCAGCAGGCCGAACTTCCCGGCGGCACCCCGTACGTCTACGTGGCAGGCGAGCAGGGCCTGGCGACGGGCCTGCGCAGATACCTGGTGAACGACCGCGCAGTACCGAAATCCAGCATCTGCTTCACCGGATACTGGAAGTTCGGTAAAGCCGCCGGATAG
- a CDS encoding AbrB family transcriptional regulator, whose amino-acid sequence MIRWSLLVLVTVGLTVGADALGVPSAALFVALLVGVIFALAGWAPTTGTERAPLPRRLGMAAQAVLGVEIGTLVQRDTLGSLGDAWLPVLLACVGTLLLSIAAGALLGLRKDIDSLTGALALVAGGASGLVAIAQELGGDERVVAVVQYLRVVLVTTTLPLVATLVFRAQPGHSTAIADSGAPLYVDLVFVLVCGAIGVLLARALRFPAPALLGPLIIATCADVLGFSFDASVPTLLLWAAYIVIGWQAGLRFTVASLKSISRVLPSALLLIIAVTVGCALLGLWLASSTGTSGYEGYLATTPGGVYAVLAIAASTGANVTFVVAAQVIRVFMMLFAVPMGAKVVQHYRRDRPE is encoded by the coding sequence TTGATTCGCTGGTCGCTGCTGGTTCTCGTCACCGTCGGACTGACGGTCGGTGCGGACGCCCTCGGGGTTCCATCGGCAGCCCTGTTCGTCGCGTTGCTGGTGGGGGTGATCTTCGCTCTCGCAGGTTGGGCACCGACCACGGGCACCGAGCGCGCTCCGCTGCCGCGACGGCTCGGCATGGCGGCTCAGGCGGTGCTGGGCGTCGAGATCGGGACGCTGGTGCAACGAGACACACTCGGCTCACTGGGCGATGCGTGGTTGCCGGTGCTGCTGGCATGCGTCGGAACGCTCCTGTTGTCCATCGCCGCGGGCGCGCTGCTGGGACTGCGCAAGGACATCGATTCACTGACCGGTGCGCTGGCACTGGTCGCGGGCGGCGCGTCGGGCCTGGTGGCCATCGCCCAGGAACTCGGCGGCGACGAACGCGTCGTTGCGGTGGTGCAGTACCTGCGGGTCGTTCTCGTCACCACCACCCTGCCGCTGGTGGCGACGCTGGTGTTCCGGGCGCAGCCAGGGCACTCGACCGCGATCGCCGATTCCGGAGCTCCGCTGTACGTGGACCTGGTTTTCGTGCTGGTCTGCGGCGCGATCGGCGTACTGCTCGCGCGTGCGCTGCGCTTTCCTGCCCCCGCACTGCTGGGCCCACTGATCATCGCCACGTGCGCCGATGTCCTCGGGTTCTCGTTCGACGCATCGGTTCCCACGTTGCTGCTGTGGGCGGCGTACATCGTGATCGGGTGGCAAGCGGGTCTGCGATTCACCGTCGCGAGCCTGAAGTCCATCTCGCGGGTGCTGCCGTCCGCGTTGCTGCTCATCATCGCCGTCACCGTCGGGTGCGCGTTGCTGGGGCTGTGGTTGGCCTCGTCGACGGGCACCAGCGGATACGAGGGCTACCTCGCCACCACCCCGGGTGGGGTGTACGCGGTACTGGCGATCGCGGCATCGACCGGAGCGAACGTCACGTTCGTCGTGGCAGCGCAGGTGATCCGAGTGTTCATGATGCTGTTCGCGGTGCCGATGGGAGCGAAGGTCGTCCAGCACTACCGACGAGATCGACCCGAGTGA
- a CDS encoding flavin reductase family protein → MRTVFRPDEVAPGRFYQLLTASVVPRPIAWISTVSADGVANLAPYSFFTVSSVVPPVVQFTSVTRKDSLRNIEATGEFVVNLATAPLVDQVNSSSASFDHGVSEFEAVGIESEPSTVVTPPRVAAAPIAIEATLHRVVEVGNCFVVMGTVVALSVRPEYLAEDGLPEFDAIAPLSRLGRTEWGLPPEVREIERPS, encoded by the coding sequence GTGCGTACAGTCTTTCGGCCCGACGAGGTCGCTCCCGGTCGCTTCTACCAGCTCCTGACCGCTTCGGTGGTACCCAGGCCCATCGCGTGGATCTCCACCGTCTCCGCCGACGGTGTGGCGAACCTCGCCCCCTACAGCTTCTTCACGGTGTCCTCGGTGGTACCGCCCGTCGTGCAGTTCACCTCGGTGACCCGCAAGGACAGTCTTCGCAACATCGAGGCCACGGGCGAGTTCGTCGTGAACCTGGCGACGGCACCGTTGGTGGATCAGGTCAACAGCAGTTCGGCGAGCTTCGACCACGGCGTCAGCGAATTCGAAGCCGTCGGGATCGAGAGCGAGCCCAGCACCGTCGTGACACCACCGCGCGTGGCCGCCGCTCCGATCGCCATCGAGGCGACGCTGCATCGCGTCGTCGAAGTCGGTAACTGCTTCGTCGTCATGGGCACCGTCGTCGCTCTGTCGGTACGTCCCGAATATCTGGCCGAGGACGGCCTCCCCGAGTTCGACGCCATCGCCCCGCTGAGCCGCCTCGGCCGTACCGAGTGGGGCTTGCCGCCCGAGGTTCGCGAAATCGAGCGCCCTTCTTGA
- the menD gene encoding 2-succinyl-5-enolpyruvyl-6-hydroxy-3-cyclohexene-1-carboxylic-acid synthase, whose protein sequence is MNPSTAQATAVVDELARSGIRDVVLCPGSRNAPLAFALQEADVAGRLRLHMRIDERTAGFLAIGLSLGSGQPVPVVMTSGTAVANLGPAVLEANYARIPLIVISANRPYEMLGTGANQTIEQLGLFGSQVRATISLGLAEEGPKQNSQWRSAVSRVIAAARGARSGNAGPVHFDIPLREPLVPAIGDPGARPEGRPDGMPWTSTTQATLDVPVELDLTIDTVVVSGHGGAVRPELAGLPTVAEPTAPLHGIPLHPLALAQLKPRQAVITGRPTLHRQVSALLADPAVDVIALTTGPRWPDVSGNVLATGTRAVTTGAPDPAWIARCAALSEKAELAVHEQLREHPKPAGLHVADVVMSALQPGDQLVLGASNPVRDAALVATPTPDVKVLSNRGVAGIDGTVSTAIGAAMAGKRRTIALLGDLTFLHDAAGLLIGTGEPRPDDLTIVVANDDGGGIFELLEQGDPQYAGVFERVFGTPHGMDLGALCGAYRVEHRLVDLADLATELTGRATGIRVLEVTTERSGLRDLHAAIRARL, encoded by the coding sequence GTGAATCCGTCCACCGCACAGGCCACCGCAGTCGTCGACGAATTGGCGCGCAGCGGGATCCGAGACGTCGTGCTCTGTCCCGGCTCGCGGAACGCTCCGTTGGCGTTCGCGTTGCAGGAGGCGGACGTCGCCGGTCGTCTGCGGTTGCACATGCGGATCGACGAGCGAACCGCCGGCTTTCTGGCCATCGGGCTGAGCCTGGGCAGCGGTCAGCCCGTCCCTGTGGTGATGACGTCGGGAACCGCGGTCGCGAATCTGGGGCCTGCTGTTCTCGAAGCGAACTACGCACGCATTCCGCTGATCGTCATCAGCGCCAACCGCCCGTACGAGATGCTCGGGACCGGCGCGAACCAGACCATCGAGCAGCTCGGCCTGTTCGGATCTCAGGTCCGCGCGACGATCAGCCTCGGGCTCGCCGAGGAAGGGCCCAAGCAGAACAGTCAGTGGCGCAGTGCGGTCTCACGGGTCATCGCCGCAGCGCGCGGCGCACGCTCCGGCAACGCGGGCCCGGTGCACTTCGATATCCCGCTGCGTGAGCCGTTGGTGCCTGCGATCGGAGACCCGGGTGCCCGTCCGGAGGGTCGGCCCGACGGAATGCCGTGGACCTCGACCACCCAGGCGACACTGGACGTTCCCGTCGAACTGGATCTGACGATCGACACCGTGGTCGTCTCCGGTCACGGCGGTGCCGTGCGTCCGGAGCTCGCCGGGCTGCCGACCGTCGCCGAGCCGACGGCGCCCCTGCACGGAATCCCGTTGCATCCCTTGGCTCTCGCGCAGTTGAAGCCGCGCCAGGCAGTCATCACCGGGCGGCCTACGCTGCATCGCCAGGTCTCGGCTCTGTTGGCCGACCCTGCGGTCGACGTCATCGCGCTGACCACCGGACCGCGCTGGCCCGACGTCTCCGGCAACGTCCTGGCCACCGGCACTCGGGCAGTCACCACCGGCGCGCCCGACCCTGCCTGGATCGCGCGCTGCGCCGCTCTGTCCGAGAAGGCCGAACTGGCTGTGCACGAACAACTTCGAGAGCATCCCAAGCCGGCGGGGCTGCACGTTGCCGACGTGGTGATGTCCGCGCTGCAGCCCGGAGACCAGCTGGTGCTCGGAGCGTCCAACCCCGTGCGCGACGCGGCCCTGGTGGCGACCCCGACCCCGGACGTGAAGGTTCTCTCCAACCGCGGCGTGGCCGGCATCGACGGCACGGTCTCGACGGCCATCGGTGCCGCGATGGCCGGAAAGCGCCGCACCATAGCGCTTCTCGGCGATCTGACATTTCTGCACGACGCGGCGGGCCTGCTCATCGGCACCGGTGAACCGCGTCCCGACGACCTGACGATCGTGGTCGCCAACGACGACGGCGGCGGCATCTTCGAGCTCCTCGAACAGGGCGACCCGCAGTACGCGGGGGTGTTCGAGAGAGTGTTCGGCACACCCCACGGCATGGATCTCGGCGCGCTGTGCGGTGCCTATCGTGTGGAGCATCGACTGGTCGACTTGGCCGATCTGGCAACCGAACTCACCGGCCGTGCCACGGGAATCAGAGTGCTGGAAGTGACCACCGAGCGATCGGGACTGCGGGATCTACATGCAGCGATCAGGGCGCGGCTGTAA
- a CDS encoding DUF2505 domain-containing protein: protein MSRSFEFTVESSNPPADVHAALTSEAQWAARFAKAKKTDGYEMTKHDDGGLTVDITEEVGTSELPGFVTKVIKGKLIVSRTDHWGPLEGDHAEGTLIGGTTGLPAKVNGTLSLRPDGTGAKLIVKGESTVKIPLVGGKIEDLINKMIKDMIDQETGETLEWVAAQQG, encoded by the coding sequence ATGTCGCGCAGCTTCGAGTTCACCGTCGAATCGTCCAATCCCCCCGCCGACGTGCACGCAGCACTCACCAGCGAGGCCCAGTGGGCAGCCCGTTTCGCCAAAGCGAAGAAGACGGACGGGTACGAAATGACCAAGCACGACGACGGCGGTCTGACGGTCGACATCACCGAAGAGGTCGGCACCTCCGAACTCCCCGGCTTCGTCACGAAGGTGATCAAGGGCAAGCTGATCGTCTCCCGCACCGATCACTGGGGTCCGCTCGAGGGCGACCATGCCGAGGGAACCCTCATCGGCGGCACCACCGGTCTACCGGCCAAGGTGAACGGCACGCTGTCTCTTCGACCCGACGGAACCGGTGCGAAGTTGATCGTCAAGGGCGAATCGACGGTGAAGATTCCACTCGTCGGCGGCAAGATCGAGGACTTGATCAACAAGATGATCAAGGACATGATCGATCAGGAAACCGGCGAAACCCTCGAATGGGTTGCGGCGCAACAGGGCTGA
- a CDS encoding glutaredoxin domain-containing protein, translating into MRNAKQWIIAALAAVAGFALMNFGNIASSIVILVLAVGFVLALTTPVLYPRSLSDDASRTLATRNSVPLVYWRPGCIFCLRLRVALLLRGKKAVWVNIRKDPAGVEPAERPFNAAAARVRSVNDGNETVPTVFVGSEHRTNPDPSWVLAQFV; encoded by the coding sequence ATGCGTAATGCCAAGCAGTGGATCATCGCAGCCCTCGCCGCGGTGGCCGGGTTCGCGCTGATGAACTTCGGCAACATCGCGTCCTCGATCGTGATCTTGGTGCTCGCCGTTGGGTTCGTTCTCGCCCTGACGACGCCGGTGCTGTACCCCCGGTCCCTGTCCGACGACGCCTCGCGCACTCTGGCGACTCGGAATTCGGTGCCGTTGGTCTACTGGCGTCCTGGATGCATCTTCTGCCTGCGGTTGCGGGTAGCGCTGCTGCTGCGCGGAAAGAAAGCCGTGTGGGTGAACATCCGCAAGGATCCGGCAGGAGTGGAGCCTGCGGAACGACCATTCAACGCTGCGGCCGCGCGGGTTCGGTCGGTCAACGACGGCAACGAGACGGTCCCGACCGTGTTCGTGGGCTCCGAACACCGCACCAACCCCGATCCGTCGTGGGTGCTCGCGCAATTCGTGTGA
- a CDS encoding glycosyltransferase family 4 protein, protein MRVAIVAESFLPNMNGVTHSVIRVLEHLDKTGHDAIVIAPDNPSGPRAATWHDDVPVHRVPSIMVPKVSSLPVGVPGLGMVSAMRAFAPDVVHLASPFLLGAGGLAAANRLDVPAVAVYQTDVAGFAASYGLGLTSKAAWRWTRRLHRGAARTLAPSTSAVDALELHGIPRVHRWARGVDAVRFAPSATSQTLRTQWGANEKLIVGFVGRLAPEKHVERLAVLATDPSIQLVIVGGGPDTAALQTLMPGAIFTGQLGGDELARAYASFDIFVHPGEHETFCQAVQEALSSGVPVIGPDAGGPRDLVSHCRNGYLLPVDKFTELLPSAVGALAEPTTRARFGDAARKSVLHRTWPAICDELISHYYDVQGITAPQVQKIA, encoded by the coding sequence GTGCGAGTAGCCATCGTTGCGGAATCGTTCTTGCCCAACATGAACGGCGTCACCCACTCGGTGATCCGTGTCCTCGAACACCTCGACAAGACGGGGCACGACGCCATCGTCATCGCCCCGGACAATCCGTCCGGCCCCAGAGCCGCGACGTGGCACGACGACGTTCCGGTGCACCGGGTGCCGTCGATCATGGTCCCCAAGGTCAGTTCGCTGCCCGTCGGAGTGCCGGGCCTCGGCATGGTCTCGGCGATGCGCGCCTTCGCCCCCGACGTCGTCCATCTCGCGTCACCGTTCCTGCTCGGAGCAGGCGGTCTCGCCGCCGCCAACCGACTGGATGTGCCTGCTGTTGCCGTCTACCAGACCGATGTCGCCGGTTTCGCCGCCAGTTACGGCCTCGGCCTGACGTCCAAGGCCGCGTGGCGCTGGACGAGGAGACTGCACCGCGGCGCGGCCCGCACCCTGGCACCGTCCACCTCCGCCGTCGACGCACTGGAGCTGCACGGAATTCCGCGCGTGCACCGATGGGCCAGGGGAGTGGACGCCGTCCGCTTCGCACCCTCGGCCACGTCGCAGACGCTCAGAACCCAGTGGGGAGCGAACGAGAAGCTGATCGTCGGATTCGTCGGCAGGCTCGCCCCGGAGAAGCACGTCGAGCGGCTCGCCGTACTGGCCACCGACCCGTCGATCCAGTTGGTGATCGTCGGCGGCGGACCCGACACAGCGGCGTTGCAGACCCTGATGCCCGGCGCGATCTTCACCGGTCAACTCGGCGGCGACGAACTCGCTCGGGCCTACGCCAGCTTCGACATCTTCGTCCACCCCGGCGAACACGAAACCTTCTGCCAGGCAGTCCAAGAGGCCCTCTCCAGCGGCGTCCCCGTCATCGGACCCGACGCCGGGGGCCCGCGCGACCTGGTCTCGCACTGCCGCAACGGATACCTGCTGCCGGTCGACAAGTTCACCGAGCTGCTGCCCAGTGCCGTAGGTGCCCTCGCCGAACCCACCACCCGCGCACGATTCGGCGACGCGGCCCGCAAATCCGTTCTGCACCGAACCTGGCCGGCCATCTGCGACGAACTGATTTCGCACTACTACGACGTGCAAGGCATCACAGCTCCGCAGGTGCAGAAGATTGCGTAG
- a CDS encoding demethylmenaquinone methyltransferase codes for MAQTSRATLAKEPHEVASMFDGVARRYDITNTVLSFGQDRSWRKLTRRALDLKPGERVLDLAAGTGVSTVELGRSGAWCVATDFSKGMLQAGLQRGVPMVAGDAMALPYADASFDAATISFGLRNVSDFDAGLREIARVTKPGGRLVVSEFSTPVFGPFRTVYMEYLMKALPKVARAVSSNPDAYVYLAESIRAWPTQEQLAQRIADAGWTDVQWRNLTGGIVALHKATRP; via the coding sequence GTGGCCCAGACATCACGCGCAACCCTGGCAAAAGAGCCCCACGAGGTGGCGTCGATGTTCGACGGCGTCGCCCGTCGATACGACATCACCAACACCGTTCTCTCGTTCGGGCAGGACCGCAGTTGGCGCAAGCTCACTCGGCGAGCGTTGGATCTGAAACCCGGCGAGCGTGTTCTCGATCTTGCTGCAGGCACCGGTGTCTCCACCGTCGAACTCGGTCGCAGCGGAGCCTGGTGCGTGGCCACCGATTTCTCCAAGGGCATGTTGCAGGCCGGATTGCAGCGAGGTGTTCCGATGGTCGCAGGCGACGCGATGGCACTGCCCTACGCCGACGCCAGCTTCGATGCCGCCACCATCTCGTTCGGCCTCCGCAACGTCTCGGACTTCGATGCCGGACTGCGCGAGATCGCCCGCGTCACCAAGCCCGGCGGCAGGCTCGTCGTCTCGGAATTCTCCACGCCGGTGTTCGGTCCGTTCCGCACCGTGTACATGGAGTACCTGATGAAGGCGTTGCCGAAAGTCGCACGCGCGGTGAGCAGTAACCCCGACGCGTACGTCTACCTCGCCGAGTCCATCCGCGCTTGGCCGACGCAGGAACAGTTGGCGCAGCGCATCGCCGACGCCGGCTGGACCGACGTGCAGTGGCGCAACCTCACCGGCGGAATCGTCGCGCTGCACAAGGCAACTCGACCGTAG